Proteins encoded within one genomic window of Cotesia glomerata isolate CgM1 unplaced genomic scaffold, MPM_Cglom_v2.3 scaffold_1921, whole genome shotgun sequence:
- the LOC123274044 gene encoding uncharacterized protein LOC123274044, translated as MLRDLLTKVKKIVTFFRHSERATTELLSLQSNLPESKRLKLIQEVKTRWNSCFEMINRFIVLADHVGKVLLQVKMDKSSKAKPPNMITGDELESLIEVRDILSPLWRVTQEVCAEKNVTLSKCIPLIASLRKKTENFKPDTLIGRQLQKKLTQEIETKYGNIESVKLYACATLLDPRYKKCAFYSIRESARAITNVGDLVRIERNVASQATGSSAILDDDEVTTAIEAQVSSNDGNDDDDIWSYLDEAVNYIVILKRILMKQVDCRYSYVSIYLAQLFKRRQNPNPLVVWGINQI; from the exons TTTAGACACAGTGAGAGAGCTACAACTGAGTTGTTGTCATTACAAAGCAATTTACCAGAATCAAAGCGTCTTAAACTAATCCAAGAAGTGAAAACAAGATGGAATTCTTGTTTCGAAATGATTAATCGTTTCATTGTGCTTGCCGATCATGTTGGCAAGGTACTCCTTCAGGTCAAAATGGATAAATCATCAAAAGCTAAGCCTCCTAATATGATTACAGGAGATGAACTCGAATCCTTAATTGAAGTTCGCGACATTTTAAGTCCTCTTTGGCGAGTTACGCAGGAAGTTTGCGCGGAAAAAAATGTTACATTAAGTAAATGTATCCCTTTGATTGCTAGTCTTAGGAAA aaaactgaaaatttcaagccAGATACTTTGATTGGGCGACAATTGCAAAAAAAACTTACTCAAGAAATTGAAACTAAATATGGGAACATTGAATCAGTCAAATTATATGCTTGCGCAACTCTTCTTGACCCCAGGTATAAAAAGTGCGCTTTCTATAGCATCCGAGAGTCTGCTCGTGCAATCACTAACGTTG GTGATCTGGTTAGGATTGAGAGAAATGTAGCATCACAGGCAACGGGATCTTCTGCAATACTTGACGATGATGAAGTTACTACAGCCATTGAAGCCCAAGTTTCTTCAAACGATGgaaatgatgatgatgatatatGGTCATATTTGGATGAAGCTGTCAACTATATAGTCATTCTCAAGCGAATACTGATGAAGCAGGTGGATTGCCGATACAGTTACGTCAGTATTTATCTCGCCCAGCTGTTCAAACGAAGACAAAACCCTAATCCACTTGTCGTTTGGGGAATCAATCAAATATGA